From the genome of Bacillota bacterium, one region includes:
- a CDS encoding MBL fold metallo-hydrolase, with product MNILVKALVIVGLVFVVVNIALIGRFYLGKQSIEVSNREMTQHKIDLETVDRLTVYPIVDLLAKGENLKTEPGTSFLVATESDNILFDVGYNVKQEEVSPLLYNLKQLDISLDDINALAISHNHADHVGGLCFKDNRVELTKGFVDLHGKSIFTPVPMTCDTAVAKTVEKPLSIGTGVASTGPLAEQMFIPGRLNEQSLLVNVKEKGLVLISGCGHPGIIRMVKAAQKITGIPVYAVVGGLHLYYTQPKAGFWGNIFGSSKLYCGTPSREEVVNIVNELKKLGVKKAYISPHDADQPTLEIFADRFGKDYEPLTVGNSVTF from the coding sequence ATGAATATCCTGGTTAAGGCTTTAGTTATTGTCGGTCTGGTCTTTGTTGTTGTAAACATTGCTTTGATAGGGCGGTTTTATCTGGGAAAGCAGAGCATTGAGGTGAGCAACCGCGAGATGACACAACATAAGATTGACCTTGAAACGGTTGATCGTCTGACAGTCTACCCAATAGTTGATCTGCTGGCTAAAGGAGAAAATTTAAAAACAGAACCCGGAACATCCTTTCTTGTTGCAACAGAAAGTGATAATATTCTATTTGATGTTGGTTATAACGTAAAACAAGAAGAAGTTTCACCTTTGTTATATAATTTAAAACAGTTGGATATTAGTTTGGACGATATTAACGCCCTGGCTATTAGCCACAATCATGCTGACCATGTTGGGGGATTGTGCTTTAAAGATAACAGGGTAGAATTGACCAAAGGTTTTGTTGATCTTCATGGGAAAAGTATTTTTACTCCCGTACCAATGACCTGTGATACGGCAGTGGCTAAGACCGTCGAAAAGCCATTGTCTATCGGTACAGGCGTCGCTAGTACCGGACCTTTGGCTGAGCAGATGTTTATCCCTGGTAGGCTTAACGAACAGTCACTGTTGGTTAACGTTAAAGAAAAGGGACTGGTACTTATCTCGGGTTGTGGGCATCCCGGTATAATCAGAATGGTTAAGGCTGCTCAAAAAATTACCGGTATTCCCGTTTATGCTGTGGTTGGTGGGCTGCACCTGTATTATACTCAGCCTAAGGCAGGATTTTGGGGAAATATCTTTGGTAGCAGTAAACTGTACTGTGGGACTCCAAGCAGGGAAGAAGTGGTTAATATAGTGAACGAACTTAAGAAATTGGGCGTTAAGAAAGCTTATATATCACCCCATGATGCTGATCAACCTACTTTAGAAATATTTGCTGACCGGTTTGGAAAAGATTATGAGCCACTCACTGTGGGCAATTCGGTTACTTTTTAA
- a CDS encoding DUF3006 domain-containing protein, whose translation MLVIDRFEGEWAIVEYNKSTFNIPKTLLPEEAKEGDVLKVTIEIDKQATKKSNKKINGLIDDAFE comes from the coding sequence ATGCTTGTGATTGACCGTTTTGAAGGGGAATGGGCTATAGTGGAATACAATAAATCAACCTTTAATATTCCCAAAACCTTATTACCCGAGGAAGCTAAAGAGGGTGACGTTTTAAAAGTGACCATAGAAATAGACAAACAGGCCACTAAAAAAAGTAACAAAAAGATAAACGGTTTAATAGATGATGCTTTTGAATAA
- a CDS encoding MBL fold metallo-hydrolase, translating to MKLPVKCIFVFLAALTIAVLIAGCSSSSDNQTTEENQKPAAGKDTLKVHYINVGQADSILAQLPGGQNILIDAGNNADADLVVNYLRQQGVKQLDHVIGTHPHEDHIGGLDVVIQTFDTGKVYLPRVSHNTKTYEDILLAIKNKDLKVTGAKTGTKLDTVFGVDAVFLAPGKSSYDGLNNYSAVLKLTYVSTSFLFTGDAEAESEQEMLLASWQNPKADVLKVGHHGSDSSTTAAFLAIVSPDYAVISVGKDNDYGHPHAETMAKLVAAGVQVFRTDRQGTIVATSDGKSITFNKKGSPVKERAPGSSPHAAKAPTNVSSSGSVEIIGIDLGREIVTIKNTGGDPVDLSGWKLVSQKGDQVFNFPAETAIATGEALKVKSGPDAQVGSNSLVWTNKNIWNNNGDPGALYDSDGKLVSRFPR from the coding sequence GTGAAACTACCAGTAAAATGTATATTTGTGTTTCTGGCGGCATTAACCATTGCAGTATTAATCGCGGGATGCTCCAGTTCATCAGACAACCAGACAACAGAAGAAAACCAAAAACCTGCCGCCGGTAAAGACACGCTTAAAGTCCATTATATAAACGTGGGGCAGGCCGACTCAATCCTGGCCCAACTGCCGGGCGGTCAAAACATATTGATCGATGCCGGTAATAATGCAGATGCAGACCTGGTGGTAAACTACCTTCGCCAGCAGGGAGTTAAGCAGCTGGATCACGTTATCGGAACCCATCCCCATGAAGACCACATAGGTGGACTCGATGTGGTTATACAAACTTTTGATACCGGCAAGGTCTACCTGCCGCGGGTGTCTCATAACACTAAAACCTACGAGGATATCCTTCTGGCAATCAAAAACAAGGACCTAAAAGTTACCGGGGCTAAAACCGGTACTAAACTGGACACTGTTTTCGGTGTTGATGCTGTTTTTCTTGCGCCCGGCAAATCCAGCTACGATGGTCTTAACAACTACAGCGCAGTACTAAAACTCACCTATGTCAGCACCAGCTTTTTATTCACAGGTGATGCCGAGGCTGAATCAGAACAAGAAATGCTGTTGGCCTCCTGGCAAAACCCAAAGGCAGATGTACTTAAAGTGGGACATCACGGCAGTGACAGCTCCACCACAGCAGCATTTTTAGCAATAGTGTCCCCTGACTATGCCGTTATTTCTGTTGGCAAAGACAATGATTATGGGCATCCTCATGCTGAAACCATGGCCAAACTTGTTGCAGCAGGGGTTCAAGTTTTTCGCACCGACCGGCAGGGGACTATCGTGGCCACCAGCGATGGAAAGAGTATAACATTTAATAAAAAAGGCTCACCGGTGAAAGAACGTGCCCCGGGTTCCTCTCCGCACGCGGCAAAAGCGCCAACCAATGTTTCCTCATCAGGCAGTGTGGAGATAATAGGTATAGACCTGGGCAGAGAAATAGTTACTATAAAAAATACCGGCGGCGACCCGGTAGACCTTTCCGGCTGGAAGCTAGTCAGCCAGAAAGGTGACCAGGTATTTAATTTCCCGGCAGAGACAGCTATAGCCACTGGAGAGGCCTTGAAAGTAAAGAGCGGCCCCGATGCGCAGGTCGGCTCCAATTCCCTGGTATGGACAAACAAAAACATTTGGAACAATAATGGTGACCCGGGTGCACTTTATGACTCTGATGGAAAATTAGTGTCCAGATTTCCGAGGTGA